The sequence below is a genomic window from Acanthopagrus latus isolate v.2019 chromosome 12, fAcaLat1.1, whole genome shotgun sequence.
AGAAGGAAAATGTGTCAGATGAGACAAAGAGTCTACAGTCCATAGTGTACACAGAGGTAGAGTGGTGCTTTCAGCTAGGGTAAATGTCGGCAATGACTAACATGTTGATTTTTCAAGTGTAATATTAGCTCCGTTCACTGTCTTAGTTGATTGgtggtttgggtttttgttgCCAGCCTTCTTGCCATCTTTTGTTActtgtattttgtctgttttatcttGTACTTTGGATTATTAGCTTTCACTAAAACTCACTTTTAGTTTTTAATCCACCTGCCTTGATGTTCTTTGGGTTCTGTTTCTGCGACAACGTGACAAAGTTTGGGTGTAATACCAAGCTAACATTTGAAATtagcaccaaacacaaagtTCATTTTAGGCTGATGGAAGTATAAGTTTGACAGGTATTTAAACTCGTAATTGGACAAAGTAAAATGACCTCATGATGGTGCTAGATGAAAAGTGGATGACCAAAATCATGACAATCCATTCGATAATCATTCACTCAGAACACAAATGTCAAGATAGCAATGACACGAGATGAAAAGCCGACAAAGTTAGTCGGCTTCTGTTTCTGGGGACCATAAATATATGACTATTTCATGACAGTCCCTCAAAAAGTGTTGAGACCATGTTGGGACCAAAGTGGTGACTCAACCAACCAACTGACCAACCCAACAATGGATAATAATGGAGACTGCATCTGTGGTTTACTAACCTACAGTAAGAAGGTGGTATTTAATGTCTAAATAAATCCAAAGACCATGTAATGTCACGTAATCCTGTCAGGCTACAGGACTAGTCACGGGAGCATATGGTTGCATCAAGCAGAAACATGCAGCAAAGATATAAAACATGCATAATGCAGATTGCAAGACAAGTCACTGCAATTATGATTACTAAGAAACCAGAGtagaaggaagaaagagagcaagagaaatgAGGCAGAAGGagtgttagcagcagcatgagtgAGTTGTGATTTTGCCCAGGTTATAAAAAACCTCTGCACTGACTTGTCTCAGTGTGACTGTAAATCTGCTGCTAACTGACTCCAGTTAGCTGATGGCACACATAACATCAGTAAACATTTACAATAGAGAATCATATCAACACAGGGCCAGTGTTTACCATCAtgtcatgtccatgttacaCAACTGCTTTATGGTCACACTTACACAAGATGACATTaagcagtaaaaagaaaagacccTTGGGCAGTAATTACTTAACATGTCGTCATGGACGGGAATCGACCACACCAAAGGGTCGAATCACCGCTTCCATCCTTGCTACAgatggtccagactgaaatgtctcaacaaccATTACCATGCATGGATTACCATGAAATCTGCTTAAGACATCCATGGTACTGAGAGCATTAATCCAGAATGACTGCTTCTTTCATCAAGCATTTGGGTTTTGAGTGAATGATCTCAAGAACTACTGGATAACTCAACACACTAGATGGTTTGTTAAAATGTCCTCCTTTTAAACTGTTTGGGGGGTGGGGCTCTGTCAATTGATCAGATCAACAGAAGAAAATGCAAAGAGGGGCGAAAACATGTTTTCGATCAAAAAGAGCCCtcagtgctgttttttcttctggttctttcaataaaacaaatacatcactTCTAATCAACTAATGCTATGTGATCTCACAAATCCAGCTGCCTTACAAGGTAAACTTGCAATCAATCAGATTGACATTCATGCCCCACTCAGGGTGAATTGCCATCAGTTTGGAGCTTCCCTGGATCTTCAACTAATGACAAGAGACTCAGTTTGGTTCCCATCAACCTCAACTGTGCCCGTTGTGTTTTGTGGTAGTACACAGACTTCAGCATTCTAACATGGTAAACTAAGATGGTTAGTGTTGTAAACACATCAGCATATTAGCATTGTCATTTTGACCATATTAGCAGTACCTCACATAATGGCTGTCGAGTCTTAAACATACATATATGGAACAAAAAGCAGATTGCACTCAgaattgaaatgtttaaataagcAAGTGATTGATTTGGAAACTCACAGACTCATTGACACGTTTGCAGAAGATGGCGAGCATGAAGACCGCTGCAATGGGCGGTGTGAGGTAGCTGGTGATGGACTGGATATAGTCAAAGAGCTGACCACTCTGGGCTGACTGCACCACGGGGATCCATGCTATGCTCACACCGATCAGGGCCACGATAAACACTCTGTACCCAGgcgaacacacacatgtggagaCAGTGGCAGTGAGACATGTACAAATTCTCACGGTCAGAAATCAAACCGAACCCTAACAATGTTTTACCTGCCGGCAATCATGAGCTCCCTTTCACTGGCTGAGCGGCGGACCTTCGTGTAGATGTCCATGGTGAAGAGAGTACTGGCACTGTTGAAGATGGAGGTGAGTGAACTCATCAGTGACGCCAGCATCACAGACAGCATGAGACCTCGCAGACCTGAAATacacagaataaatacattaatcaaAAAGGGGTTAGTTGCCAGTAGCCTTCTTTTTGGAGAGGGACAGAGGTCTGCAGCCACGCACCATTTGGCATGAGATCCACCACCAGTTTGGGATACGCAATGTTGGTGCAGCCCACACTGGCCCCACAGTATTTTAGACATTCTTCCGGCTCCACACATGCCACCACATCTGGAATAAAATCCATAGGATCAGCAGGTTGTAAAGAACTATTAAAACATCTAGGAGCTATAGAACACCATAACTCACTCACTGGGATAGAGGATCCTGCTGATCATGCCAGGGAAAACCATGAGGAACAtgggcagcagcttcaggtaGCCACACAGGATGCAGCCCGCCTTCACGTGAGATAGGTTCTTGGCTGAGAGGCAGCGCTGGACAATCACCTAGAGAGACACAACATGTGACAGATCAGAGACGATGAGTTAGTGCCACGATAAAGTCAGCGGTAAATGGGATATTAGTGGATGGAGAAAAACGGTTTTAAGTGGTCTAGTCTTAAATATTTGCAGAGTAAATACAACACTTAGGCCAAAAAACCAATCGGATGTGCTCGCTGATAAGTATTCTGTTACTCCAGCTGAACAGGGAGGCTGACCAtaatgtgtacatgtgtgtgctgGAAGTCAACATTTGAATGACTGTCATATTCTTCACTGAGATCCAGATTTAGTCTGCCTGTTAATCTTATCTCGTTTCTTGGGAGTGCATTATGGTTGAACTAAAAGTGTGTCATGTGAGGCCACCTCAGACTGCTTAAGTGATTCTGGCAAAAACAGGCGAGATAAAGGCGCGTAAATGTGTTTGCAAACGCGTGAGAATCaattctgtatgtgtgttttgatggcCATGGGCTGTTGCCGGTCTTTTGTAAAAGCGTAAAGTAACTGACCTGATCAGTACACCAGTACCAGGTGGCCTGGATAGTGAGTCCAAAGACGAGGCCGGGCCACGGCAGGTCTCCTGTGATGGCATCCCTGAAAATATGGAAGGAGTCTGGCCGTGGCTCGTAGCATTTCGCGTCGATGTTACCTGTGATGTTAGGAATGGCTTGCATGTACAGATCCTGGAAGTTGTTATAGCCTCCCACCTCGTGGAAAGCTGAGGAGATATTTGCAAGTTACAGCAATATTTTatcaaaaacaagacacagctttaaaaaaaggtaaaggaGCACAAGGATAAAGAAGGAAAATATTGTATTACCAAAGCCCATGAGGATGAAGGATCCAACAACCATGATGATAGTCTGTAAAGTGTCTGTGTAGATCACCGCTGCCAGTCCACCTGTGATACAATCATAACACAGATTTTTGATCAGTAATCATCACTAATGTGGATTTAATGACTAAGGaggtaaaggcaagtattaaaACAACTCAAATAGTCTGGTTAAGTTCAGGAAATGACGTGACACTACTGAAATGCAGCCTTTTAAAGAGACATGTTAtggttattttcagttttatcattttaatttgggTTAACACTAGAATAGGtgtacatgctttaatgctcataaaacatgtcagttcctcatactgtccagtgctgcagctctgtattcccccctCTgactgaaacgctctgttttagctcctatctctttaaggccccccctcTTGAATAcccagtcttctctgattggtcagctcacacatgcctgaccaagcactgctaacaaccacagagcagctgtgttaaagTAATTCTCATGTGCCAAGCTAGCTGCTACACATAagtaatgcaaatgtgtgatatGGTGACATAGCGTGacgtcacaaagtcacggaattaaaggcgggactgccaacgaggtgtttcaggtgcagtgttttagtgagagagaggagcttctgttggtgtggactttggccTTTCTAACCTTCAAGACCTTAtacattttacatgcacaagaacacatataacacactgagggaaaggaaaaaacaaacagcataatatgtcttctttaaaaccaggaaatgatAAGACATTAATacaacaaaatccaaaatctAGATGATATGTTCTTATATcaatatattgcccagcccttcAACCTATACATGTTTAGTCCACCTGTAATGCACATAACTGGACTTACTggacagaataaaaacaaatttgacTTACATGATTCTATTCATCAAACCAAGTTAGATACTTGGTGTTAAGTTTGTTGTGTAAGTGCTCTTTCACAACTCATCTCGCAAAGGTAAGGTTCAGGTGAGGATGTTTTGTAACAAAACAGCAGGAGAAGGCCACTTCCTGCTTATCGCAGTCCATGGGTAATTAACCAGAATAACACACCACAGATAAACTAGCCAGGCggtgagagcgtgtgtgtgtgtgtgtgtgtgtgtgtgtgtgtgtgtgtgtgtgtgtgtgtgtgtgtctacagatGGCCTTGAGAAGACTTTACCCCCAGCCATGGTGCCACTCACACCGTAAAGAAGATAAGACTTCTAGCTAAAAGAGTGATCAGcaatttcagtgaaaaaggaaGCGAGTGCATCCTGCGGACGGACCTGTGACGGTGTACAACGCAGTGATCATCAGCAGCATGATAACAGCCAGGTAGATGTTCAAGCCAAGAGCCTGGTTGATAAAAATGGCGCCAGAGAACATGTCTGCCTgagtggaggggagagaagggagcACTTAATAACACACCATACTCATacgatgatgatgtcactgggtGTCACTGAGGGTTAAGATGTGGTGTCGCTGTGACTTACTGAGATCTTGGTGAAAACGTAGAGGAAAAGGGACAGCACAGAGAGATAGATGCGGATACGCTGTCCTCCAAACCTCTTCTTTAGGTACTCAGGCATGGTGACTACCTAAACAGatcaataataaatgatatttttttatccATGTTTGTTTCACTTACTTTCTCCTcaaatgttttgaatgaatattcaaatgtatgtagttttggtgaagacattttaatcagaagagaaagatcttaaGTGATTTTTTCTGCCTAGACAAACTAGATAAACaaacttcattttcatgactgaataaacaaaccaacgttaaaaacacattttcatactgttttacatactgtcatgaaaaaaaagaatatttctgagtttgcattaattattaatattgCTTGtgaaaattctgagtttgaatttcttctccaaaacaacacagtgcccctttaaaggcGTAACTTGTAGGAAATGGCCTGAAGTTAAAGGCagctccaaaataaaagcccaggCAAACACGTATTataacacacattttccacttttttgaggatctattaaaaaaaatgtctctctttAAAAGCAGATTATCACCTCCATGGGTACAAAGTTGTAATACGAGACAGGGAAGGGTGGAACTAGCtggatagcatgctaact
It includes:
- the slc5a1 gene encoding sodium/glucose cotransporter 1 is translated as MSGDYFGFSFIRSDARNTTNVVLNNAADISVIVIYFLVVLGVGIWAMVRTNRSTVGGFFLAGRSMVWWPIGASLFASNIGSGHFVGIAGTAAAEGIAIGGFEWNALIVVVILGWLFVPIYIKAGVVTMPEYLKKRFGGQRIRIYLSVLSLFLYVFTKISADMFSGAIFINQALGLNIYLAVIMLLMITALYTVTGGLAAVIYTDTLQTIIMVVGSFILMGFAFHEVGGYNNFQDLYMQAIPNITGNIDAKCYEPRPDSFHIFRDAITGDLPWPGLVFGLTIQATWYWCTDQVIVQRCLSAKNLSHVKAGCILCGYLKLLPMFLMVFPGMISRILYPNVVACVEPEECLKYCGASVGCTNIAYPKLVVDLMPNGLRGLMLSVMLASLMSSLTSIFNSASTLFTMDIYTKVRRSASERELMIAGRVFIVALIGVSIAWIPVVQSAQSGQLFDYIQSITSYLTPPIAAVFMLAIFCKRVNESGAFYGLTIGLAIGLSRMITEFAYGTGSCASPSSCPTIICGVHYLYFSIILFVISCIIILGVSLMTKPIPDKHLYRLCWSLRNCTEERVDLEQDDWTDNQDSNMEIDEPEEEPGLCKKAVMCFCGLEQQKAAKMTPEEEEELQRKLTDTSEVPLWRNVVNANAIILLCVAVFCHGFFA